The Halogranum gelatinilyticum genome contains a region encoding:
- a CDS encoding inorganic phosphate transporter has translation MVATAVVATFAVAALASLFMAWAIGAGSSGSTPFAPAVGANAISVMRAGFIVGLLGFLGAVLQGQNVSNAIGTELIVGQTLTATAAVVGLLTAAGLVAIGVFTGYPIATAFTVTGAVVGVGLALGGDPAWAKYQQIVTLWVLVPFVGGGVAYATARTLRSERVKERIAVPILGGIVGALVATIQFALLGDGDGPRSIAQVASDLLALPPVLGVDSGVIVATLLAALLAGGLLYQDMAADEARGQRRFLLALGGLVAFSAGGSQVGLAIGPLVPLLDDVTVPLIALLVGGGLGLLAGSWTGAPRMIKALARDYSSLGPRRSIAALIPSFAIAQAAVALGVPVSFNEIIVSAIVGSGYAAGGAGVSRQKMVYTVLAWIGSLALALGVSYTVFLGVDALF, from the coding sequence ATGGTCGCCACCGCGGTCGTCGCGACCTTCGCCGTCGCCGCGCTCGCCAGCCTCTTTATGGCGTGGGCCATCGGTGCCGGCTCCTCCGGGTCGACGCCCTTTGCCCCCGCCGTCGGCGCAAACGCCATCTCGGTCATGCGCGCCGGGTTCATCGTCGGCCTGCTCGGCTTCTTGGGGGCTGTCCTCCAGGGCCAGAACGTCTCGAACGCCATCGGGACGGAGCTGATCGTCGGCCAGACGCTGACCGCGACGGCGGCGGTCGTCGGTCTCCTGACGGCGGCAGGTCTCGTCGCCATCGGCGTCTTCACGGGCTACCCCATCGCGACGGCGTTCACCGTCACCGGCGCGGTCGTCGGCGTCGGTCTCGCGCTCGGCGGCGACCCCGCGTGGGCGAAATACCAACAGATCGTCACGCTGTGGGTGCTCGTCCCCTTCGTCGGCGGCGGCGTCGCCTACGCGACCGCACGGACCCTCCGCAGTGAGCGCGTCAAAGAACGAATCGCCGTCCCGATCTTGGGTGGCATCGTCGGCGCGCTCGTCGCGACCATCCAGTTCGCGCTCCTCGGCGACGGCGACGGCCCGCGCTCCATCGCGCAGGTCGCGAGCGACCTGCTCGCACTGCCGCCCGTGCTCGGTGTCGACAGCGGCGTCATCGTCGCGACACTCCTCGCCGCGCTGCTCGCGGGCGGCCTCCTCTACCAGGATATGGCAGCCGACGAGGCCCGCGGCCAACGGCGGTTCCTGCTCGCGCTCGGCGGTCTCGTCGCCTTCTCCGCTGGCGGCAGTCAGGTCGGGCTGGCCATCGGCCCGCTCGTCCCGCTGCTCGACGACGTGACCGTCCCCCTCATCGCCCTGCTCGTCGGCGGCGGTCTCGGTCTCTTGGCCGGGTCGTGGACGGGCGCGCCCCGGATGATCAAGGCACTCGCACGCGACTACTCCTCGCTCGGACCGCGCCGCTCTATCGCCGCGCTCATCCCCTCCTTCGCCATCGCACAGGCCGCCGTCGCGCTCGGCGTTCCCGTCTCGTTCAACGAGATCATCGTCTCGGCCATCGTCGGCAGCGGCTACGCGGCTGGCGGTGCGGGCGTCAGCCGACAGAAGATGGTCTATACGGTGTTGGCGTGGATCGGCTCGCTCGCACTCGCACTCGGCGTGAGCTACACGGTGTTTCTCGGCGTCGACGCGCTCTTTTAA
- a CDS encoding redoxin domain-containing protein produces MVDFDVVELGAADHVDVGEQAPDFTRPLVNTEYWESRSLSSLTDEGPVLLVFYPMDGAFPATYIWNELRDRELGEHVTVVGCSISDPYAHKQLIAERGMDYRLFSDPSADVAREYGIDHELDGMAGIREPRPAVFLLDEERTVQYAWVAEEWPSFPDYDEVEDAVRSHT; encoded by the coding sequence ATGGTCGACTTCGACGTCGTCGAGCTGGGCGCAGCCGACCACGTCGACGTCGGCGAACAGGCACCGGACTTCACCCGCCCGCTCGTCAACACCGAATACTGGGAGAGCCGCTCGCTCTCCTCGTTGACCGACGAGGGACCGGTCCTGCTCGTCTTCTACCCGATGGACGGCGCGTTCCCCGCGACGTACATCTGGAACGAACTCCGCGACCGCGAGCTCGGCGAGCACGTCACGGTCGTCGGCTGCTCCATCTCCGACCCCTACGCCCACAAACAGCTCATCGCGGAGCGAGGGATGGACTACCGGCTGTTCTCGGACCCGAGCGCCGACGTCGCCCGTGAGTACGGCATCGACCACGAACTCGACGGCATGGCCGGTATCCGCGAGCCGCGGCCGGCGGTCTTCCTCCTCGACGAGGAGCGGACAGTCCAGTACGCGTGGGTCGCCGAGGAGTGGCCCTCGTTCCCCGACTACGACGAGGTCGAGGACGCAGTCCGGTCGCACACGTAG
- a CDS encoding DUF7859 family protein, translating into MSLVALQGGGIVDFLLSNPVFTGLLIVMLLFVFFSYLFIRRTLTGLREGYDQGRRGN; encoded by the coding sequence ATGTCTCTCGTCGCGCTCCAGGGTGGAGGAATCGTCGACTTCCTTCTCTCCAACCCCGTCTTTACCGGGCTTCTTATTGTGATGCTCCTGTTCGTCTTCTTCAGCTATCTATTCATCAGACGGACGCTCACCGGACTCCGCGAAGGGTACGACCAGGGCCGTCGTGGGAACTGA
- a CDS encoding hemolysin family protein: MGLPLSVTPLAVPGQVTQLLQLLPIDDTSVTIAGIVAIVVLTGLSAFFSSSEIAMFSLAKHRVDSLVNDGVPGAEAVKDLKDDPHRLLVTILVGNNIVNIAMSSIATGLFAIYLSQGQAVLAATFGITTLVLLFGESAPKSYAVENTESWALRIARPLKLSEYVLMPLVILFDYLTRVVNRVTGGRSSIETSYVTRDEIQDMIQTGEREGVIEEEEREMLQRIFRFNSTIAKEVMTPRLDVTAVPKDATLDEAIETCVQSDHERIPVYDGNLDNIIGIVNVRNLVRQKYYGEGEGTLIDTVQPTLHVPESKNIDELLQEIQENRMQMVIVIDEFGTTEGIITLEDMVEEIVGDILEGDEEEPFEFLDEDTTLVRGEVNIDEVNEVLELELPEGEEFETLAGFIFNRAGRLVEEGEEIAYGSVVIRIEQVDNTRIMKARITKQDVDEPDEDDEETDEQEAEVESGN; the protein is encoded by the coding sequence ATGGGTTTGCCGCTGTCAGTTACTCCTCTCGCCGTTCCCGGACAAGTCACGCAACTGTTGCAGTTGCTACCGATTGACGACACGTCAGTGACGATTGCCGGCATCGTCGCAATCGTCGTCCTCACCGGACTGTCGGCGTTCTTCTCCTCGTCGGAGATCGCGATGTTCTCGCTCGCGAAGCACCGCGTCGACTCGCTCGTCAACGACGGTGTTCCGGGTGCTGAGGCGGTCAAAGACCTGAAAGACGACCCACACCGACTGCTGGTGACCATCCTCGTCGGGAACAACATCGTCAACATCGCGATGTCGTCCATCGCCACGGGGCTGTTTGCCATCTACCTCTCGCAGGGGCAGGCGGTGCTCGCGGCCACCTTCGGCATCACGACGCTCGTCCTGCTGTTCGGGGAGAGCGCGCCGAAGTCGTACGCCGTCGAGAACACCGAATCGTGGGCACTGCGCATCGCCCGGCCGCTGAAGCTCTCGGAGTACGTCCTCATGCCGCTGGTGATCCTCTTCGACTACCTGACCCGTGTCGTCAACCGCGTCACGGGCGGCCGCTCGTCCATCGAGACCTCGTACGTCACTCGCGACGAGATCCAGGACATGATCCAGACCGGCGAACGCGAGGGCGTCATCGAGGAAGAGGAACGCGAGATGCTCCAGCGCATCTTCCGCTTCAACTCCACCATCGCCAAGGAGGTCATGACGCCGCGACTCGACGTCACGGCCGTCCCGAAGGACGCGACGCTCGACGAGGCCATCGAGACCTGTGTCCAGTCGGACCACGAGCGCATCCCGGTCTACGACGGCAATCTCGACAACATCATCGGCATCGTCAACGTCCGGAACCTCGTCCGCCAGAAGTACTACGGCGAGGGCGAGGGCACGCTCATCGACACGGTCCAGCCCACGCTGCACGTCCCCGAGTCGAAGAACATCGACGAACTGCTCCAAGAGATCCAGGAGAACCGGATGCAGATGGTCATCGTCATCGACGAGTTCGGGACGACCGAGGGCATCATCACCCTCGAAGACATGGTCGAGGAGATCGTCGGCGACATCCTCGAAGGCGACGAGGAGGAACCGTTCGAGTTCCTCGACGAGGACACGACGCTCGTCCGCGGCGAGGTCAACATCGACGAGGTCAACGAGGTGCTTGAACTCGAACTGCCCGAGGGCGAGGAGTTCGAGACGCTTGCTGGCTTCATCTTCAACCGCGCCGGTCGCCTCGTCGAGGAGGGCGAGGAGATCGCCTACGGCAGCGTCGTCATCCGCATCGAGCAGGTCGACAACACTCGCATCATGAAGGCGCGCATCACGAAACAGGACGTCGACGAGCCCGACGAGGACGACGAAGAGACCGACGAGCAGGAAGCCGAAGTCGAGAGCGGCAACTAG
- a CDS encoding L-threonylcarbamoyladenylate synthase — protein sequence MRADVRDAVAAVERGEAVVYPTETVYGLGADALDAEAVEGVFELKGRSRDKPLSFGVADVDTALEYTRPTEREEAFMREFLPGPVTVVVERRETVPDVLVSGKERVGVRIPDHETALELLRETGPLTATSANVSGSPSVLRVADLDDRIRDGAGAVVDGGETPGTESTVVDPGSGTVHRRGANADAIEAWLAEH from the coding sequence ATGCGAGCGGACGTACGCGACGCTGTCGCCGCCGTCGAACGCGGCGAGGCGGTCGTCTACCCGACGGAGACGGTGTACGGACTCGGAGCGGACGCACTCGACGCCGAGGCAGTCGAAGGCGTCTTCGAGCTGAAGGGACGCAGCCGCGACAAGCCGCTGTCGTTCGGCGTCGCTGACGTCGACACCGCACTGGAGTACACCCGACCGACCGAGCGGGAGGAGGCGTTCATGCGCGAGTTCCTCCCCGGTCCCGTCACGGTCGTCGTCGAACGCCGCGAGACCGTGCCGGACGTCCTCGTCTCGGGGAAGGAGCGCGTCGGGGTTCGGATTCCCGACCACGAGACTGCACTGGAACTGCTCCGTGAGACCGGCCCGCTGACGGCGACGAGTGCCAACGTCAGCGGCTCGCCGAGCGTCCTTCGCGTAGCGGACCTCGACGACCGCATCCGCGACGGGGCCGGTGCCGTCGTCGACGGCGGCGAGACGCCCGGCACCGAGAGCACCGTGGTCGACCCCGGCTCGGGGACGGTCCACCGACGCGGCGCGAACGCCGACGCCATCGAGGCGTGGCTGGCCGAGCACTAA
- a CDS encoding glutathione S-transferase N-terminal domain-containing protein has product MSDDEPTITLYRLQACPYCERVVRKLQECDVDYRSRFVEPMHSDRNVVKRISGKRSVPAIEDHSTGVTMSESANIVDYLEKTYGGAA; this is encoded by the coding sequence ATGTCAGACGACGAGCCAACCATCACGCTGTACCGGCTGCAAGCGTGCCCGTACTGCGAACGTGTCGTCCGCAAGCTCCAAGAGTGCGACGTCGACTATCGGTCGCGGTTCGTCGAGCCGATGCACTCGGACCGCAACGTCGTCAAGCGGATCAGTGGCAAGCGGTCGGTTCCGGCCATCGAGGACCACAGCACCGGCGTGACGATGTCCGAATCCGCCAACATCGTCGACTATCTCGAGAAGACCTACGGGGGTGCCGCATAA
- a CDS encoding M23 family metallopeptidase — MTETPPSADADAGDAGDAADGHRPSLRDRFPDPSLFAVLGFLSVPGYLSDSLSPLRVFALCFLFALWPLVRTALPTPDDGSPTDWVEGGTPSMWPVYVSIAYQQLNPFVQLQGLRQLAGHVPILLRYRGRLPRPDRYEQSTSFRLPFDGEWTVIGGSTERAQSHSWDILTQRYAYDFVITDEAGRTHTGDGSSPEDYYCFGEPVVAPADGVVVAASDGHRDYHRAGGWLDPTQRDIRGNWLTIEHDGGEYSVLAHLQQGSVAVSAGDRVERGQQVGRCGHSGNSTEPHLHAHVQDRPGFFRGMGLPVAFDDVTTRVGLSDERTAHGRTYVTAGQRVEHRTSDENSETDADADTDP, encoded by the coding sequence ATGACCGAAACTCCTCCATCGGCAGACGCCGACGCTGGCGACGCTGGCGACGCCGCCGACGGCCACCGGCCCAGCCTCCGCGACCGCTTCCCCGACCCGTCGCTGTTCGCGGTTCTCGGCTTCCTCTCGGTGCCGGGCTATCTCTCCGACTCGCTGTCGCCGCTCCGCGTGTTCGCGCTCTGTTTCCTCTTCGCGCTCTGGCCGCTCGTGCGGACGGCACTCCCCACGCCCGACGACGGGAGTCCGACCGACTGGGTCGAGGGCGGGACTCCCTCGATGTGGCCAGTCTACGTCTCCATCGCGTACCAACAGCTCAATCCGTTCGTGCAACTGCAGGGGCTCCGCCAGCTGGCAGGTCACGTTCCCATCCTCCTGCGGTACCGCGGCCGACTCCCGCGTCCCGACCGCTACGAGCAGTCGACCTCGTTTCGTCTCCCCTTCGACGGCGAGTGGACCGTCATCGGCGGCAGCACCGAGCGCGCCCAGTCGCACTCGTGGGACATCCTCACCCAGCGGTACGCCTACGACTTCGTGATAACCGACGAAGCGGGACGAACTCACACGGGCGACGGCTCGTCGCCCGAGGACTACTACTGCTTCGGCGAGCCGGTCGTCGCCCCCGCCGACGGCGTCGTCGTCGCCGCCAGCGACGGCCACCGCGACTACCACCGCGCAGGCGGCTGGCTCGACCCGACCCAGCGGGACATCCGGGGGAACTGGCTCACCATCGAACACGACGGCGGCGAGTACAGCGTCCTCGCACATCTCCAGCAGGGGAGCGTCGCAGTCTCCGCGGGCGACCGCGTCGAACGAGGCCAGCAGGTCGGTCGCTGTGGCCACTCGGGGAACTCGACGGAGCCGCATCTCCACGCTCACGTGCAGGACCGGCCGGGGTTCTTCCGGGGGATGGGGCTGCCGGTCGCGTTCGACGACGTGACGACGCGGGTCGGCCTGTCGGACGAGCGGACTGCTCACGGTCGAACGTACGTAACCGCGGGGCAGCGGGTCGAACACCGCACGTCGGATGAAAACTCCGAGACAGATGCAGATGCGGATACCGACCCTTAA
- a CDS encoding DUF7351 domain-containing protein: MTLPSSTSDGDADTEGRTHTDPDAAFGALSDPVRVDIVRVLADRYREQPDDAVLSFSTLRKGVDVADSGRFLYHLKQLLGTFVAKVEGGYRLTEAGHAVVAAILAGTYTRRESVGPTELDSDCPLCDAGVSGRYADGVLRVACADGHPLFVWSLPPNAATGRSIPELVAVARLNLSHTVELLLAGACPGCWGTATTRLTGLGDESEEVSPGFRATCDTCGLRVVGPVGFCLLTQPDVVGFSHHHGVAPSERYLWELPVVQRDAATELAGDGSEEPPGATDARVRVAVTLGGETLRVDLDETARVVSTAVE; this comes from the coding sequence GTGACTCTCCCATCTTCCACATCCGACGGCGACGCCGACACCGAGGGCCGAACGCACACGGACCCCGACGCCGCGTTCGGTGCGTTGAGCGACCCGGTCCGCGTCGACATCGTGCGCGTCCTCGCCGACCGTTACCGCGAACAGCCCGACGACGCGGTGCTCTCCTTCTCGACGCTCCGCAAAGGCGTCGATGTCGCCGACTCGGGACGCTTTCTCTACCATCTGAAGCAGCTGCTCGGGACGTTCGTGGCGAAGGTCGAGGGCGGCTACCGCCTGACCGAGGCCGGGCACGCGGTGGTCGCCGCCATCCTCGCCGGGACCTACACCCGTCGCGAGTCGGTCGGACCCACCGAACTCGACAGCGACTGTCCCCTGTGTGACGCCGGCGTCTCCGGCCGCTACGCCGACGGCGTCCTCCGGGTCGCCTGCGCGGACGGCCACCCACTGTTCGTCTGGAGTCTCCCGCCGAACGCGGCGACCGGTCGGTCGATTCCGGAGCTCGTTGCCGTCGCCCGACTCAACCTCTCGCATACGGTCGAGCTGTTGCTCGCTGGCGCGTGTCCGGGCTGTTGGGGGACGGCGACGACTCGCCTGACCGGTCTCGGCGACGAGAGCGAGGAGGTCTCACCTGGCTTTCGGGCGACCTGTGACACGTGCGGGCTGCGGGTCGTCGGCCCGGTCGGGTTCTGTCTCCTCACGCAGCCGGACGTGGTCGGCTTCTCCCACCACCACGGCGTCGCTCCGAGCGAGCGGTATCTGTGGGAACTCCCCGTCGTCCAGCGCGACGCGGCGACCGAACTCGCTGGCGACGGGTCCGAGGAACCACCGGGGGCGACGGACGCTCGCGTCCGTGTCGCCGTCACGCTCGGCGGCGAGACGCTCCGTGTCGACCTCGACGAGACCGCACGCGTCGTCTCGACGGCCGTCGAGTGA
- a CDS encoding conditioned medium-induced protein 4 codes for MDEKTAELRDIFIDATGSDTVTESQEETRGSLTEDGTGAGERLAEIIGTMRDKYSFVSELDDDDLQEVVERFYDGETDADIADALGTDEETVFNARMDLHLVRADDREAPFPLDDLRALLVEEAPLDERAEVLGADESVVTHYTEVVEADLESTRANDRFRDEFEELLTDSALTNRMARDAREDGLHDATEDIETDVSF; via the coding sequence ATGGACGAGAAGACTGCTGAGCTCCGTGATATCTTCATCGACGCGACGGGGTCGGACACGGTGACGGAGAGTCAAGAGGAGACTCGTGGCTCGCTCACCGAGGATGGCACTGGCGCAGGGGAACGGCTCGCGGAGATCATCGGCACGATGCGCGACAAGTACAGCTTCGTCTCGGAACTCGACGACGACGACCTCCAGGAGGTCGTCGAACGGTTCTACGACGGCGAGACGGACGCCGACATCGCTGACGCGCTCGGCACCGACGAGGAGACCGTGTTCAACGCCCGGATGGACCTCCATCTCGTCCGCGCGGACGACCGCGAGGCACCCTTCCCGTTGGACGACCTCCGCGCGCTCCTGGTCGAGGAGGCACCGCTCGACGAGCGCGCCGAGGTGCTCGGTGCCGACGAGTCGGTCGTCACCCACTACACCGAGGTCGTCGAGGCGGACCTCGAATCGACCCGCGCGAACGACCGCTTCCGCGACGAGTTCGAGGAACTGCTGACGGACTCGGCGCTGACGAACCGGATGGCGCGGGACGCCCGCGAGGACGGGCTTCACGACGCGACCGAGGACATCGAGACCGACGTCTCGTTCTAA
- a CDS encoding CRISPR-associated protein Cas4: MSDLVSFGDLARATYCPRQLYYARRDDDRAPPPAVDEAKELAFQYPELRDASDAKLRDLPVAVAPESYRAALGRLAARDDWDALTDPTRRDTLLTGKDCRGVAHKLLDPSGADDPPVPVLVSPGTPPERGVWEPQTVKAVAAAKALSWEREREIPTALVEYPTHGVVRTVRLTTRKKAVYRTALRTVRGLDGPPPRLRGSDKCDSCDYRSQCGVKTRSLRSLLGL; this comes from the coding sequence GTGTCCGACCTCGTCTCCTTCGGCGACCTCGCTCGCGCGACGTACTGCCCGCGACAGCTCTACTACGCCCGCCGCGACGACGACCGAGCACCACCGCCCGCCGTCGACGAGGCAAAAGAACTCGCCTTCCAGTATCCGGAGCTTCGCGACGCCAGCGACGCGAAACTCCGCGACCTCCCTGTCGCCGTCGCCCCCGAGAGCTACCGTGCGGCACTCGGCCGTCTCGCCGCCCGCGACGACTGGGACGCGCTGACGGACCCGACCCGGCGCGACACCCTCCTGACGGGGAAGGACTGCCGCGGTGTCGCACACAAACTGCTCGATCCTTCCGGAGCCGACGACCCGCCTGTGCCGGTGCTCGTCTCGCCCGGCACGCCCCCTGAACGGGGCGTCTGGGAGCCACAGACCGTCAAGGCCGTCGCAGCCGCGAAGGCCCTGTCGTGGGAGCGCGAGCGTGAAATCCCGACCGCGCTCGTTGAGTATCCGACCCACGGCGTCGTCCGCACTGTTCGGCTGACGACGCGCAAGAAGGCCGTCTACCGAACGGCACTCCGGACGGTCCGGGGGCTGGACGGGCCGCCGCCGCGGCTCCGCGGCAGCGACAAGTGTGACAGCTGTGACTACCGGAGTCAGTGCGGCGTCAAAACGCGGTCGTTGCGGTCGTTACTCGGGCTTTAG
- a CDS encoding ArsR/SmtB family transcription factor, producing MADILPSTSDLDGPESDDPRVIGVDSDAADDLLAALSSRTARRLLSELHEEPGSASDLADRVDTSLQNAQYHLEKLESADLIEVGDTVYSEKGREMKVYVPVDRALVVVAGREEDTTGLQTTLGRLLGGVGVLGAASLVVDRLAGGPTSRLFTSGGAGAGGGGDAGGAQSTSGGSGSADDGAAGGAESTTTDTSVSVESTDVETATPEPTSTTSEPGISIAEETTQAATETPQATAEPTATAAPEATQTATETAARVTDSAVRAADPTLLDSLATSPGVLFFLGGLTVLLVGILLLRARR from the coding sequence ATGGCGGACATTTTGCCCTCCACGTCCGACCTCGACGGGCCGGAGAGTGACGACCCCCGAGTCATCGGCGTCGACAGCGACGCCGCGGACGACCTCCTGGCCGCGCTCTCCTCGCGGACCGCCCGTCGACTGCTCTCTGAGCTTCACGAGGAGCCTGGCTCCGCGAGCGACCTCGCCGACCGCGTCGACACCTCTCTGCAGAACGCCCAGTACCACCTCGAGAAACTCGAATCGGCGGACCTCATCGAGGTCGGCGACACGGTCTACTCCGAGAAGGGCCGCGAGATGAAGGTCTACGTCCCGGTCGACCGCGCGCTCGTCGTCGTCGCGGGCCGCGAGGAGGACACCACCGGTCTCCAGACGACCCTCGGCCGACTGCTCGGCGGCGTCGGCGTCCTCGGGGCTGCGAGCCTCGTCGTCGACCGTCTCGCCGGCGGGCCGACGAGCCGACTGTTCACGAGTGGTGGTGCCGGTGCCGGGGGTGGTGGCGACGCTGGCGGTGCACAGTCGACGAGCGGTGGCTCCGGCTCCGCAGACGACGGCGCGGCAGGTGGCGCGGAGTCGACGACGACGGACACGTCGGTCTCAGTGGAATCGACGGACGTGGAGACGGCGACGCCCGAGCCGACGAGCACGACCTCGGAGCCGGGCATCTCCATCGCCGAGGAGACGACGCAGGCGGCGACCGAGACACCGCAGGCGACCGCCGAGCCGACGGCGACGGCCGCTCCGGAGGCGACGCAGACGGCGACCGAGACGGCGGCGCGGGTGACCGACTCGGCGGTCAGGGCGGCCGACCCGACGCTACTCGACAGCCTCGCGACGTCGCCCGGCGTACTCTTCTTTCTCGGCGGGCTGACGGTGCTCTTGGTGGGGATTCTGCTCCTCCGAGCGCGTAGGTAA
- a CDS encoding metallophosphoesterase, which yields MLVVVSDTHSTDSHRLTGRTLDAVREADLVVHAGDFITESVLDAFYDEADVLRAVYGNNDDAGIRSRIPESRTVEYGDVRFAVTHTRRGGATELTLFGRERDADAVIFGHSHRPGFDATGPLPLLNPGSHAQPRGNRLAHAELEEMSGGLRGRLVTPDGDVFEEFRILAE from the coding sequence ATGCTCGTCGTCGTCTCCGATACCCACAGCACCGACAGCCACCGACTGACCGGCCGGACGCTCGACGCCGTCCGCGAGGCCGACCTCGTCGTCCACGCCGGCGACTTTATCACCGAGAGCGTGCTGGACGCCTTCTACGACGAGGCCGACGTCTTGCGAGCGGTCTACGGCAACAACGACGACGCCGGGATTCGGAGCCGTATCCCCGAATCACGCACCGTCGAGTACGGCGACGTCCGCTTCGCCGTCACCCACACCCGTCGCGGCGGGGCGACCGAACTCACGCTGTTCGGCCGCGAACGCGACGCCGACGCCGTGATCTTCGGCCACAGCCACCGGCCGGGCTTCGACGCGACGGGGCCGCTCCCCCTCCTGAATCCGGGGAGCCACGCCCAGCCACGAGGAAACCGGCTGGCCCACGCGGAGCTAGAGGAGATGTCAGGTGGGCTGCGCGGCCGACTCGTCACGCCGGACGGCGACGTCTTCGAGGAGTTCAGGATTCTCGCGGAGTAA
- a CDS encoding cation diffusion facilitator family transporter, with amino-acid sequence MAGSKSVVIAALFANGAIAILKFFAFLLTGSPSMLSEVYHSISDTGNQVFLLVGIRYSGKEPDQEHPFGYGKAQFFYSFLVSVLLFGIAGWESVKHGYDAIMHPHSASLDPVTILGIGPFPPWYVSVVVLLGAIAFETYAFVKANDELQRQITEYGWSGIPEAFRKTSDVTTLTAFTEDTIALAGAAIALVGILLTQFTGNPLFDAVSALLIGLMLMGFAVALAWENKRLLLGESLDSSVEERLRAVINDHQGVTHIDSFRTMFVGPAKVLVAAEVSFNDDLVTGAIDEDIEQIEGKLKNADSRVKMIYIEPEV; translated from the coding sequence ATGGCAGGCAGCAAATCGGTCGTCATCGCCGCCCTCTTCGCCAACGGGGCGATTGCGATTCTCAAGTTCTTCGCCTTCCTCCTGACCGGCAGTCCCTCGATGCTCTCGGAGGTCTACCACTCCATCTCCGATACGGGCAATCAGGTGTTCCTCCTCGTGGGTATCCGCTACAGCGGGAAGGAGCCGGACCAGGAGCATCCCTTCGGCTACGGCAAGGCACAGTTCTTCTACAGCTTCCTCGTCTCCGTGTTGCTCTTCGGTATCGCGGGCTGGGAGTCGGTCAAACACGGCTACGACGCGATCATGCATCCCCACAGCGCGAGCCTCGACCCGGTGACCATCCTCGGCATCGGGCCGTTCCCGCCGTGGTACGTCTCGGTCGTCGTCCTCCTCGGTGCCATCGCGTTCGAGACCTACGCGTTCGTCAAGGCCAACGACGAACTCCAGCGGCAGATCACGGAGTACGGCTGGTCGGGCATCCCCGAGGCGTTCCGCAAGACCAGCGACGTGACGACGCTCACGGCGTTCACCGAGGACACCATCGCGCTCGCGGGGGCCGCCATCGCCCTCGTCGGCATCCTGCTCACGCAGTTCACGGGCAACCCGCTCTTCGACGCCGTCTCCGCGCTCCTCATCGGTCTCATGCTCATGGGATTCGCCGTCGCGCTGGCGTGGGAGAACAAGCGACTCCTGCTTGGCGAGAGTCTCGACTCCAGCGTCGAAGAACGGCTCCGCGCAGTAATCAACGACCACCAGGGCGTCACGCACATCGACAGCTTCCGGACGATGTTCGTCGGCCCGGCGAAGGTACTGGTGGCGGCAGAAGTGAGTTTCAACGACGACCTGGTGACGGGTGCTATCGACGAGGACATCGAACAGATCGAGGGGAAGTTGAAGAACGCGGACAGTCGGGTGAAGATGATCTACATCGAACCCGAGGTGTGA